A single region of the Paenibacillus sp. genome encodes:
- a CDS encoding phosphatidylglycerophosphatase A has translation MPPEWILQALASRGVALERIAEIVLQLQKPYNDRLTLEDCLDSVLAVLEKREVQYVLITGIALDQLAEQGLLPEPLQSLMENDESLYGVDETLALGITNVYGMIGLTSFGYLDKVKPGLINELNHRANGIHVFLDDLTAGLAAAASARIAHQDPNARQYGAG, from the coding sequence ATGCCGCCGGAGTGGATTTTACAGGCGTTGGCTTCCCGTGGCGTCGCTTTGGAGCGAATCGCCGAAATTGTACTTCAGTTGCAGAAGCCCTACAACGATCGGTTGACGCTTGAGGATTGTTTGGACAGCGTGCTTGCCGTGTTGGAGAAGCGCGAAGTGCAGTACGTGCTGATCACGGGCATCGCCTTGGACCAATTGGCGGAGCAGGGACTGCTGCCCGAACCGCTTCAGAGCTTGATGGAAAACGACGAATCGCTCTACGGCGTCGACGAGACGCTCGCCTTGGGCATAACGAACGTGTACGGCATGATCGGGCTGACGAGCTTCGGCTACCTGGATAAGGTGAAGCCGGGCCTTATCAACGAATTGAATCATCGGGCGAACGGAATCCACGTGTTCTTGGACGACCTTACGGCCGGCCTCGCCGCGGCGGCGTCGGCGCGCATCGCGCACCAGGATCCGAACGCGCGGCAGTACGGCGCAGGCTAA